The following coding sequences lie in one Ictalurus punctatus breed USDA103 chromosome 16, Coco_2.0, whole genome shotgun sequence genomic window:
- the LOC108276955 gene encoding H-2 class II histocompatibility antigen, A-K beta chain — translation MKTEKYIEFSQTETIHQGMPTTINCLYGTNRSDRLTASLKRNRLLCEYVYLNKSWTKRFCNDNIRFVWIPETEEISFQLLNLQINSSGIYMCTVVNYFPPPTSCLGEKRISIHVNAPPSVSVSCVKGPDGAPTVLCASEGFYPADLKQAWFRDGEYISYLNASLRPLYKENINSSDISWNYSKNTDGSYRVTSYLHLSSNITVYYCWVNHSTLSQPIIVNISSTECTEREEKLTGLVVRFWVVGILFGLLIGIALFSKLYYQHLTSHHLWSTADAIVISEPVSFSPG, via the exons ATGAAAACAGAGAAGTACATTGAATTCAGTCAGACAGAGACAATCCATCAGGGAATGCCAACTACCATCAACTGTCTTTACGGCACAAACAGAAGTGACCGTTTAACAGCATCTTTGAAAAGAAACCGTTTGCTTTGTGAATACGTCTATCTCAATAAATCCTGGACTAAACGATTCTGTAATGACAACATCAGATTTGTATGGATTCCAGAAACTGAGGAAATATCATTTCAGCTCTTAAATCTACAGATAAATAGTTCAGGTATTTACATGTGTACTGTGGTAAACTACTTCCCACCTCCTACAAGCTGTTTGGGAGAGAAGAGGATATCCATTCATGTAAATG CACCTCCCTCTGTATCTGTGTCATGTGTGAAGGGGCCTGACGGAGCTCCCACAGTGCTTTGTGCTTCTGAGGGCTTTTACCCTGCTGATCTGAAGCAGGCCTGGTTCAGAGATGGAGAATATATCAGTTACCTGAACGCTTCACTTAGACCTCTATATAAGGAAAACATAAACTCCTCTGATATCAGCTGGAACTACAGCAAAAACACAGACGGGTCTTACAGAGTCACATCGTACCTTCACCTGTCTTCAAACATAACAGTGTACTACTGCTGGGTGAATCACTCAACTCTGAGCCAACCCATCATTGTTAACATTTCCTCCACTGAGTGcactgagagagaagagaaattAACAG GATTAGTTGTGCGTTTTTGGGTTGTTGGAATCCTCTTCGGCTTATTGATTGGCATTGCTTTGTTCAGCAAACTTTACTATCAACATCTCA CTTCACACCATCTCTGGTCTACTGCTGATGCTATTGTTATATCGGAacctgtctcattctctccgGGTTAG